From one Acidimicrobiales bacterium genomic stretch:
- a CDS encoding DUF459 domain-containing protein, whose amino-acid sequence MTLARRSLRSLTLPALLLALALATAGCATDVEMPAVAQGTSPTTTAAPATTSAPTTSVPPGGRQPSATDKLRVVLAGDSVMNGLAPAVATALNEGGESEVNYELSPSIARDAASRVLWQRQLEESRPDLVVMLIGTWERGDPNFEPGDPGWAAWYQEQVLDPFAEMITAGVTRILWVGMPAVADEANTLQLVALNSQFRALAERDDMVDYIEGGEYLNGPDGGYTDRLPREDGALERVRRVDGLHLCPGGSERLAIPVIQYAQQQWNVAVGFDWQNAPWRVPPTLDHPEECPEV is encoded by the coding sequence ATGACGCTGGCTCGTCGCTCGCTCCGCTCGCTCACGCTCCCGGCGTTGCTGCTGGCGCTCGCCCTCGCGACCGCGGGGTGTGCCACCGACGTGGAGATGCCGGCGGTCGCGCAGGGCACGTCGCCCACCACGACGGCAGCGCCGGCCACCACCTCCGCTCCCACCACTTCGGTCCCGCCCGGCGGCCGCCAGCCCTCCGCGACGGACAAGCTCCGCGTCGTGCTGGCCGGCGACTCGGTGATGAACGGCCTCGCGCCGGCCGTGGCCACGGCGCTCAACGAGGGCGGTGAGTCCGAGGTCAACTACGAGCTCTCGCCGAGCATCGCCCGTGATGCCGCCTCGCGGGTCCTCTGGCAGCGCCAGCTCGAGGAGAGCCGTCCCGACCTGGTCGTGATGCTCATCGGCACGTGGGAGCGCGGCGACCCCAACTTCGAGCCGGGAGACCCGGGCTGGGCGGCGTGGTACCAGGAGCAGGTGCTCGACCCGTTCGCGGAGATGATCACGGCCGGGGTCACCCGCATCCTGTGGGTGGGGATGCCGGCGGTCGCCGACGAGGCCAACACCCTCCAGCTCGTCGCCCTCAACAGCCAGTTCCGGGCCCTCGCCGAGCGCGACGACATGGTCGACTACATCGAGGGCGGCGAGTACCTGAACGGCCCCGACGGTGGCTACACCGATCGCCTCCCGCGCGAGGACGGCGCCCTGGAGCGGGTGCGCCGGGTCGACGGCCTCCACCTCTGCCCGGGCGGGTCCGAGCGCCTCGCCATCCCGGTGATCCAGTACGCGCAGCAGCAGTGGAACGTGGCCGTCGGCTTCGACTGGCAGAACGCCCCGTGGCGCGTCCCGCCCACGCTCGACCACCCCGAGGAGTGCCCGGAGGTCTGA
- a CDS encoding glycosyltransferase family 2 protein, with protein MEPRSITIVMPVYNERATLRHALERLLAVEMPLETEVLVVDDGSTDGCLETIEDLVADGAVRLVRQTPNQGKGAALRRGIAEAEGDLLTVLDADLEYDPADFPALLEPILVEGARIVYGKRSYGGHAAYSFWYVIGNKALAFWASFLYDAWLSDIETCLKVAPTALWRTVSLRSSGFGIEAEVTGKFLRAGERIFEVPISYRARGREEGKKIQWTDGVAALWILLRLRFAPATPSLGA; from the coding sequence ATGGAACCGCGTTCGATCACCATCGTCATGCCCGTGTACAACGAGCGGGCCACGCTGCGCCACGCCCTCGAGCGCCTGCTGGCCGTCGAGATGCCGCTCGAGACCGAGGTGCTCGTCGTGGACGACGGCTCGACCGACGGCTGCCTCGAAACCATCGAGGACCTCGTGGCCGACGGGGCCGTCCGCCTGGTGCGCCAGACCCCGAACCAGGGCAAGGGCGCCGCGCTGCGCCGCGGCATCGCCGAGGCGGAGGGCGACCTGCTGACCGTCCTCGACGCCGACCTCGAGTACGACCCCGCCGACTTCCCCGCCTTGCTCGAGCCGATCCTCGTCGAGGGCGCCCGCATCGTCTACGGGAAGCGCTCCTACGGCGGGCACGCCGCGTATTCCTTCTGGTACGTGATCGGCAACAAGGCGCTCGCCTTCTGGGCCAGCTTCCTCTACGACGCCTGGCTGTCCGACATCGAGACCTGCCTCAAGGTGGCGCCCACGGCGCTGTGGCGCACCGTGAGCCTGCGTTCGTCCGGTTTCGGCATCGAGGCCGAGGTCACCGGCAAGTTCCTGCGTGCGGGCGAGCGCATCTTCGAGGTGCCCATCAGCTACCGGGCCCGGGGTCGCGAGGAGGGCAAGAAGATCCAGTGGACCGACGGCGTGGCCGCGCTCTGGATCCTGCTCCGTCTGCGCTTCGCTCCCGCCACCCCGTCCTTGGGCGCATGA
- a CDS encoding glycosyltransferase family 4 protein yields MAAAAGLSRIHLLAWRDLDDVEAGGSEVHAANVARLWAEAGIEVTMRTSYAQGHPPADVRDGYHVIRKAGRYLVFPRAALSEATGRHGPRDGLVEIWNGMPFLSPLWAGQPRVVWLHHVHGDMWKMVLPPRLAAMGQLLEHRLAPALYRGTRIVTLSESSKRQLVSELHFRSDKVSVVPPGIDPQFSPGGERSPVPLVVAVGRLVPVKHFDRLLRTMARVREQRPDATLTIVGEGYERRNLDEVVRELDAESWVTFAGRITDEELVDLYRRAWVVASASSHEGWGMTLTEAAACGTPAVATRISGHLDAVAEGTGGLLAEDDRALRDHLVTVLSDDEVRERLSAGALAHAQAFTWEATAAGTLTALAQEARRRR; encoded by the coding sequence ATCGCTGCCGCCGCCGGCCTCTCGCGCATCCACCTCCTCGCCTGGCGCGACCTCGACGACGTCGAGGCCGGCGGCTCGGAGGTGCACGCCGCCAACGTGGCCCGTCTGTGGGCCGAGGCCGGCATCGAGGTCACGATGCGCACGTCCTACGCGCAGGGCCACCCTCCCGCCGACGTGCGCGACGGCTACCACGTCATCCGCAAGGCCGGCCGGTACCTCGTGTTCCCGCGGGCGGCCCTCAGCGAGGCCACCGGCCGCCACGGACCCCGGGACGGACTCGTCGAGATCTGGAACGGGATGCCCTTCCTGTCGCCGCTGTGGGCGGGCCAGCCCCGCGTCGTCTGGCTGCACCACGTGCACGGCGACATGTGGAAGATGGTCCTCCCGCCCCGACTGGCGGCGATGGGCCAGCTCCTCGAGCACCGCCTCGCCCCGGCGCTCTACCGAGGCACGCGCATCGTCACCCTGTCCGAGTCGAGCAAGCGCCAGCTCGTGTCCGAGCTGCACTTCCGCTCGGACAAGGTGTCGGTGGTGCCCCCGGGCATCGACCCCCAGTTCTCGCCCGGCGGCGAGCGTTCACCCGTCCCCCTCGTCGTGGCGGTGGGCCGCCTGGTGCCGGTGAAGCACTTCGACCGCCTGCTCCGGACGATGGCCCGGGTGCGCGAGCAGCGACCGGACGCCACCCTGACCATCGTCGGCGAGGGGTACGAGCGCCGGAACCTCGACGAGGTGGTGCGCGAGCTCGACGCCGAGTCGTGGGTCACGTTCGCCGGCCGCATCACCGACGAGGAGCTGGTCGACCTCTACCGCCGGGCGTGGGTCGTCGCATCTGCGTCCTCCCACGAGGGGTGGGGCATGACCCTCACCGAGGCCGCCGCGTGCGGTACCCCCGCGGTCGCCACGCGCATCTCCGGTCACCTCGACGCCGTCGCCGAGGGCACCGGCGGCCTGCTGGCCGAGGACGACCGGGCCCTGCGCGACCACCTCGTCACCGTGCTCAGCGACGACGAGGTCCGCGAGCGACTCAGCGCCGGCGCCCTGGCGCACGCTCAGGCCTTCACCTGGGAGGCCACCGCGGCCGGCACGCTCACCGCCCTCGCCCAGGAGGCCCGCCGCCGGCGCTGA
- the arfB gene encoding aminoacyl-tRNA hydrolase produces MAQRLRVAPDCEIPLAEIEWSFAPSGGPGGQHANKAHTRAVARLDLAASDALTEAQRARLVARLGPVVTVSVDDSRSQHRNRALALDRLRDQLAEALRVPTARRPSRPTAGSRRRRLEAKRRRSEVKRDRRSPDAE; encoded by the coding sequence ATGGCCCAGCGCCTGCGCGTCGCCCCCGACTGCGAGATCCCGCTCGCCGAGATCGAGTGGTCGTTCGCGCCCTCGGGCGGGCCGGGGGGCCAGCACGCCAACAAGGCCCACACCCGGGCGGTCGCCCGTCTCGACCTGGCCGCGAGCGACGCGCTCACCGAGGCCCAGCGCGCCCGGCTGGTGGCGCGCCTGGGGCCGGTCGTCACGGTGAGCGTCGACGACTCGCGCTCACAGCACCGCAACCGCGCCCTCGCCCTCGACCGCCTCCGCGATCAGCTGGCGGAGGCGCTGCGGGTGCCGACCGCTCGACGCCCGTCCCGGCCCACCGCCGGCAGCCGTCGGCGCCGGCTCGAGGCCAAGCGGCGCCGGAGCGAGGTGAAGCGGGACCGACGCTCGCCCGACGCCGAGTAG
- a CDS encoding alpha/beta fold hydrolase, giving the protein MPASDAPPVLLLHGFAASADRTWRDNGWVDLLGDLGREVLAVDLLGHGDADKPHDPEAYADLEARVADALPSGPVDAVAFSLGARVLLRLAAEDPTRFRRIVVAGVGDNLFRRDDSEPIARAIAEGPGEDDRVGQHFALLAAAPGNDPLALAACLRRPSTPLTVDELGRIDRPVLVVLGDRDFAGPADPLLAALPDARLATLRNVDHFATPKAMGFLDAALDFLEA; this is encoded by the coding sequence ATGCCCGCGTCCGATGCCCCGCCGGTCCTGCTGCTCCACGGCTTCGCCGCCTCGGCCGACCGCACGTGGCGGGACAACGGATGGGTCGACCTCCTTGGGGACCTGGGGCGCGAGGTGCTCGCGGTCGACCTCCTCGGGCACGGGGACGCCGACAAGCCCCACGATCCCGAGGCCTACGCCGACCTCGAGGCCAGGGTCGCCGACGCACTGCCTTCCGGGCCCGTCGACGCCGTGGCCTTCTCCCTCGGTGCCCGCGTGCTGCTGCGACTGGCCGCCGAGGACCCGACGCGCTTTCGCCGCATCGTGGTCGCCGGCGTGGGCGACAACCTCTTCCGCCGCGACGACTCCGAGCCGATCGCCCGGGCCATCGCCGAGGGCCCCGGTGAGGACGACCGGGTGGGCCAGCACTTCGCCCTGCTGGCCGCCGCACCCGGGAACGACCCCCTCGCGCTCGCCGCCTGCCTGCGCCGGCCCTCCACGCCGCTGACCGTGGACGAGCTCGGCCGCATCGACCGTCCGGTGCTCGTGGTGCTGGGCGACCGGGACTTCGCCGGGCCCGCCGACCCCCTGTTGGCGGCGCTGCCCGACGCCCGCCTCGCCACCCTGCGCAACGTCGACCACTTCGCCACCCCGAAGGCCATGGGTTTCCTCGACGCCGCCCTCGACTTCCTCGAGGCCTGA
- a CDS encoding bifunctional diguanylate cyclase/phosphodiesterase, which produces MAWRSAKRANAESERSGDAGRDLAWAVVACVAAVVVAVLVGLGATVTDALKHSPVDLSAVIGLVLVLPIAAGVVARRRYRDANAVRDELDRLALHDPLTGLPNRRFLNERFEQIIRRSQRAGGRVAVFVLDLDRLKNVNEAHGREAGDQLIVAVSTRLTELVGEASTVVRYGGGEFVVICPDTTGGPSAERLAATMIEGLEAPFSMGHDRVRLAAHIGIAIAEENCSQPDDLIRDAHSALHKAKQGPGGYAMFDRSIAQRVTPSTTERRLREALERGQFRLHYQPVVSLQTQRMVKVEALIRWEDPERGLVSPGEFIPALEETGLIVPVGTWVLEEACRQAKRWQEAYADRAPLAVTLNVSTRQLAQYDFPDVLTRALTVTQVDPSLICLEITEGALMHDVEAAWTMLRTAKTSGVALALDDFGTGFSSLSFLRKFSMDILKIDKSFVDGLGHSREDTTIVEHLIGMARGLGMVTVAEGVETADQVKYLRSLDCHMAQGFYYCKPQPAEVIDQIMGEPTTSGWRPEQVPTTNGAHPSPATIGLDAPW; this is translated from the coding sequence ATGGCATGGCGATCGGCCAAGCGAGCCAACGCTGAGAGCGAACGGTCCGGCGACGCCGGACGCGACCTCGCGTGGGCCGTCGTCGCCTGTGTCGCCGCCGTCGTCGTGGCCGTGCTCGTCGGGCTCGGCGCCACCGTCACCGACGCCCTCAAGCACAGCCCTGTGGACCTCAGCGCCGTCATCGGCCTCGTCCTCGTGCTGCCCATCGCCGCGGGGGTCGTCGCCCGCCGCCGCTACCGCGACGCCAACGCGGTCCGCGACGAGCTGGATCGACTGGCCCTGCACGACCCGCTCACCGGCCTACCCAACCGCCGGTTCCTCAACGAGCGGTTCGAGCAGATCATCCGGCGGTCGCAGCGCGCCGGCGGTCGGGTGGCGGTGTTCGTCCTCGACCTCGATCGCCTGAAGAACGTCAACGAGGCGCACGGCCGCGAGGCCGGCGACCAGCTCATCGTGGCGGTCAGCACGCGCCTGACCGAGCTCGTCGGGGAGGCGAGCACGGTCGTGCGCTACGGCGGCGGCGAGTTCGTCGTCATCTGCCCCGACACCACCGGGGGCCCCTCGGCCGAACGCCTCGCCGCCACCATGATCGAGGGCCTCGAGGCCCCGTTCAGCATGGGCCACGACCGGGTGCGCCTCGCCGCCCACATCGGCATCGCCATCGCCGAGGAGAACTGCTCGCAGCCCGACGACCTGATCCGGGACGCCCACTCAGCCCTCCACAAGGCCAAGCAGGGTCCCGGGGGCTACGCCATGTTCGACCGCTCGATCGCCCAGCGGGTGACCCCGTCGACCACCGAGCGCCGCCTACGGGAGGCACTGGAGCGGGGGCAGTTCCGCCTCCACTACCAGCCCGTCGTGTCGCTCCAGACCCAGCGCATGGTCAAGGTCGAGGCCCTCATCCGCTGGGAGGACCCCGAGCGCGGCCTCGTCAGCCCCGGCGAGTTCATCCCCGCGCTCGAGGAGACCGGGCTCATCGTGCCCGTGGGCACGTGGGTGCTCGAGGAGGCCTGCCGGCAGGCCAAGCGGTGGCAGGAGGCCTACGCCGACCGCGCGCCGCTCGCCGTGACCCTCAACGTGTCGACCCGCCAACTCGCCCAGTACGACTTCCCCGACGTGCTCACCCGTGCACTGACGGTCACCCAGGTCGACCCCAGCCTGATCTGCCTGGAGATCACCGAGGGCGCCCTCATGCACGACGTGGAGGCGGCGTGGACCATGCTGCGCACGGCGAAGACCAGCGGCGTGGCCCTGGCCCTGGACGACTTCGGCACGGGCTTCTCGTCGCTCAGCTTCCTCCGCAAGTTCAGCATGGACATCTTGAAGATCGACAAGAGCTTCGTGGACGGACTCGGTCACAGCCGTGAGGACACCACCATCGTCGAGCACCTCATCGGCATGGCCCGCGGCCTCGGCATGGTGACCGTCGCCGAGGGCGTGGAGACCGCCGACCAGGTCAAGTACCTGCGCAGCCTCGACTGCCACATGGCCCAGGGCTTCTACTACTGCAAGCCGCAGCCCGCCGAGGTCATCGACCAGATCATGGGTGAGCCCACCACGTCGGGCTGGCGCCCCGAGCAGGTACCGACCACGAACGGCGCCCACCCCTCCCCTGCCACCATCGGCCTCGACGCTCCCTGGTAG
- a CDS encoding MBL fold metallo-hydrolase — MRFTVIGHASLFIETDGPDGEGTGPSILVDPWLFGSCYWRSWWHFAPQEELKPEWLAPDYLYLTHHHFDHFHYPSMRKIDKRTEVLVSKFGVDVMGGEVRSLGFEKVTELPHGEITELAPNVRVASYQYGFDDTAFVVADGDEVIADLNDCKIRGRALDQVAYDFGHPTFMFKTHSWAQSYPIGYEAEDPADLTLLTRQTYIDDFVAAARQLQPNYAVPFANMVAFLHPESLWVNPNLISPVEVAEAFAGAPGVEHTELTILSPGDSWSVSEGFALTGNDWFADPDAALAARLEEHREALEQCAEEEEGVTLSWEAFSSYLGAFLHDLPPLVPRFLLDRPVVFEVPSSSEPYWVVDFVHRKVTKAAEPPEDRASLIQINEAVLADAIDKRILHFTHGGMRIHVKLRPGGASGDLAFWGVLMVWEIGYLPVHKLLRPRFASALWRRRREAYDALAGLRGSGTPLERLAGGFATTDA; from the coding sequence ATGCGCTTCACCGTGATCGGCCACGCCAGCCTCTTCATCGAAACCGACGGCCCGGACGGCGAGGGCACGGGACCCAGCATCCTCGTCGACCCGTGGCTGTTCGGCTCGTGCTACTGGCGGTCCTGGTGGCACTTCGCTCCCCAGGAGGAGCTGAAGCCCGAGTGGTTGGCGCCCGACTACCTGTACCTCACCCATCACCACTTCGATCACTTCCACTACCCGTCGATGCGCAAGATCGACAAGCGCACCGAGGTGCTCGTCTCGAAGTTCGGGGTCGACGTGATGGGCGGTGAGGTGCGGTCGCTCGGCTTCGAGAAGGTCACCGAGCTGCCCCACGGCGAGATCACCGAGCTGGCCCCGAACGTGCGGGTGGCGTCGTACCAGTACGGCTTCGACGACACCGCGTTCGTGGTGGCCGACGGCGACGAGGTCATCGCCGACCTCAACGACTGCAAGATCCGGGGCCGCGCCCTCGACCAGGTCGCCTACGACTTCGGCCACCCCACCTTCATGTTCAAGACCCACTCGTGGGCCCAGTCGTACCCGATCGGCTACGAGGCCGAGGACCCGGCCGATCTCACGCTGCTCACGCGCCAGACCTACATCGACGACTTCGTGGCCGCGGCCCGCCAGCTCCAGCCGAACTACGCGGTCCCCTTCGCCAACATGGTCGCCTTCCTGCACCCCGAGAGCCTGTGGGTCAACCCGAACCTCATCAGCCCGGTCGAGGTCGCGGAGGCCTTCGCCGGCGCCCCCGGTGTCGAGCACACGGAGCTGACGATCCTGTCGCCCGGCGACTCGTGGTCCGTGTCGGAGGGCTTCGCCCTCACCGGCAACGACTGGTTCGCCGACCCCGATGCCGCCCTCGCCGCCCGCCTCGAGGAGCACCGGGAGGCCCTCGAGCAGTGTGCCGAAGAGGAGGAGGGAGTCACCTTGTCGTGGGAGGCCTTCTCGTCCTACCTCGGGGCCTTCCTCCACGACCTGCCGCCCCTGGTGCCCCGGTTCCTCCTGGACCGACCCGTGGTGTTCGAGGTGCCGTCGTCGTCCGAGCCCTACTGGGTGGTCGACTTCGTGCACCGGAAGGTGACCAAGGCGGCCGAGCCGCCGGAGGACCGGGCCAGCCTCATCCAGATCAACGAGGCGGTGCTCGCCGACGCCATCGACAAGCGCATCCTGCACTTCACCCACGGTGGCATGCGCATCCACGTCAAGCTCCGCCCCGGTGGTGCCAGCGGCGACCTGGCCTTCTGGGGGGTCCTCATGGTGTGGGAGATCGGCTACCTGCCCGTGCACAAGCTCCTGCGCCCCCGCTTCGCCTCGGCGCTCTGGCGCCGCCGCCGGGAGGCCTACGACGCGCTCGCCGGCCTGCGCGGCTCGGGCACGCCGCTGGAGCGCCTCGCCGGCGGCTTCGCCACCACCGACGCCTGA
- a CDS encoding glycosyltransferase family 39 protein: protein MSEKPADERRFRLALGAITLAGLALRVANVLVLRPTRSSGDGYVLAGDSLYYHFQANALAKGLGYIIPLGTDLRPVTAGSELITPSAAHPPLYSTYLALWSKLGIDTVTGHRLASCLVGAATVALVGILAHRLAPSATATRVGLGAAAVAALYPGLWINDGVLLSETAATFTVTLAVLAAYVFWDRPTWANAALLGGAIGIAALSRSEALALIAFVALPFALLSRGRSWGQRVGLAAVSGAAMVLVLAPWLGHNLTRFENPVLLTSSSGVVLSGASCDGSWYGPLTGSYADCFDPTTLSAETQADLCQRIGRGADCLATEEGVEAVVLSLRDPRLYDESESDQPYAEQATAYIRDHLGRFPVVVAARVGRVWGVYAPFQNTRLDIDVENRGRAASWAGLATYWILLPLAVAGVWSLRRRRVPILPFLAVALAVTLAAGATFGVTRYRATAEGLLVVAAALGADAVARRVSAGRTSAVSRTSSPAAGAPSPPSSSG from the coding sequence GTGAGCGAGAAACCTGCGGACGAGCGCCGCTTCCGGCTGGCGCTTGGCGCCATCACCCTGGCGGGCCTGGCCCTGCGGGTCGCCAACGTGCTCGTGCTGCGGCCGACCCGGTCGTCGGGTGACGGCTACGTCCTGGCCGGGGACTCGCTCTACTACCACTTCCAGGCCAACGCCCTGGCGAAGGGGCTGGGCTACATCATCCCCCTGGGCACCGACCTACGACCGGTGACCGCCGGTTCCGAGCTCATCACCCCGAGCGCCGCCCACCCGCCGCTGTACTCGACCTACCTCGCGCTCTGGTCGAAGCTCGGCATCGACACGGTCACCGGTCACCGTCTCGCCTCGTGCCTCGTCGGGGCGGCCACCGTCGCCCTCGTCGGCATCCTCGCCCACCGACTCGCGCCATCGGCCACCGCGACGCGCGTCGGCCTCGGCGCCGCCGCCGTCGCCGCCCTGTACCCGGGCCTCTGGATCAACGACGGCGTGCTGCTCTCGGAGACCGCGGCCACCTTCACGGTGACCCTCGCCGTCCTCGCCGCGTACGTCTTCTGGGACCGACCGACGTGGGCGAACGCGGCACTGCTCGGTGGGGCCATCGGCATCGCGGCCCTGAGTCGCAGCGAGGCCCTCGCCCTGATCGCGTTCGTGGCCCTGCCCTTCGCCCTGTTGTCGCGTGGTCGCTCCTGGGGGCAGCGCGTCGGGCTCGCCGCGGTGTCGGGCGCCGCCATGGTGCTCGTGCTCGCACCCTGGCTCGGCCACAACCTGACCCGGTTCGAGAACCCCGTGCTCCTGACGAGCTCGAGCGGGGTGGTGCTGTCCGGGGCGAGCTGCGACGGCTCGTGGTACGGGCCGCTGACCGGCTCCTACGCGGACTGCTTCGACCCCACGACCCTGTCGGCCGAGACCCAGGCCGACCTCTGCCAGCGGATCGGCCGCGGCGCCGACTGCCTCGCCACCGAGGAGGGCGTCGAGGCGGTGGTCCTGTCGCTGCGCGACCCGAGGCTGTACGACGAGAGCGAGAGCGACCAGCCGTACGCCGAGCAGGCCACGGCCTACATCCGCGACCACCTCGGGCGGTTCCCCGTCGTGGTCGCGGCGCGGGTGGGCCGTGTCTGGGGCGTGTACGCGCCGTTCCAGAACACCCGCCTCGACATCGACGTCGAGAACCGGGGCCGGGCCGCCTCGTGGGCCGGCCTCGCCACCTACTGGATCCTGCTGCCCCTCGCCGTGGCGGGTGTGTGGTCGCTCCGCCGCCGGCGGGTGCCGATCCTCCCGTTCCTCGCCGTCGCCCTCGCCGTCACGCTCGCCGCCGGCGCCACCTTCGGGGTCACGCGGTACCGGGCCACGGCCGAGGGCCTCCTCGTGGTGGCGGCCGCGCTGGGAGCTGATGCGGTCGCCCGCCGGGTGTCGGCCGGGCGCACGAGCGCGGTCAGTCGAACATCGAGTCCAGCAGCGGGCGCACCATCTCCACCGTCGTCCTCGGGTTGA
- a CDS encoding aspartate aminotransferase family protein, with protein MNPPTDPARMHRHDEETERLARAAFDYVADRTQREVPLDGPRPAAELDELVGASVTRDGLGWEEALRRFTEVLAKATISMDHPLHLAYVPAAPTEAAVLFDLVVSASSIFGGSWQEGAGAVYAENQALAWLADLCRLPAGAGGCFVSGGSAANLSALVAARHRAATLRQGRPARWRIAATAEAHSSVRSAAEIMDVDLLPVPGDHRGALRGEALRDALAADPEEGDGLFAIVATAGSTNLGVVDDLAGAADAARDHDLWLHVDAAYGGAALAAPSVHGLFDGIEGADSVTIDPHKWLFSPFDCAALVYRDPAVAAAAHTQKASYLDAVTRDEWNPHDYAFHLSRRARGLPFWFSLVTHGTDAYREAVEATLTLTRRVAAEIAGRGGLELVFEPELSVVLFRRKGWARADYDAWADRQLAEGRAFVRATSWQGEPVMRLCFVNPRTTVEMVRPLLDSMFD; from the coding sequence ATGAACCCACCCACCGACCCGGCGCGCATGCACCGCCACGACGAAGAGACCGAGCGCCTCGCTCGTGCCGCGTTCGACTACGTCGCCGACCGCACCCAGCGGGAGGTTCCCCTCGACGGGCCACGACCCGCCGCCGAGCTGGACGAGCTCGTCGGGGCCAGCGTCACCCGGGACGGACTGGGTTGGGAGGAGGCGCTGCGCCGCTTCACCGAGGTCCTGGCCAAGGCCACCATCTCGATGGATCACCCGCTCCACCTCGCCTATGTGCCCGCGGCACCGACCGAGGCCGCGGTCCTGTTCGACCTCGTCGTGAGCGCGTCGAGCATCTTCGGCGGGTCGTGGCAGGAGGGCGCCGGCGCGGTGTACGCCGAGAACCAGGCCCTCGCCTGGCTGGCCGACCTGTGCCGCCTGCCCGCCGGCGCCGGCGGCTGCTTCGTCAGCGGTGGCTCGGCCGCGAACCTGAGCGCCCTGGTGGCCGCCCGCCACCGCGCCGCGACGCTGCGACAGGGGCGCCCGGCCCGCTGGCGCATCGCCGCCACCGCAGAGGCACATTCGTCGGTGCGCTCGGCGGCCGAGATCATGGACGTCGACCTGCTCCCCGTCCCTGGCGACCACCGCGGCGCGTTGCGCGGCGAGGCCCTCCGGGACGCTTTGGCGGCCGATCCCGAGGAGGGCGACGGGCTGTTCGCGATCGTGGCCACCGCCGGCAGCACCAACCTGGGGGTGGTCGACGACCTCGCCGGCGCGGCCGACGCGGCGCGCGACCACGACCTGTGGCTCCACGTCGACGCCGCGTACGGCGGTGCCGCACTCGCCGCCCCTTCGGTCCACGGGCTCTTCGACGGGATCGAAGGCGCCGACTCGGTCACCATCGACCCGCACAAGTGGCTCTTCAGCCCGTTCGACTGCGCCGCGCTGGTGTACCGGGACCCCGCAGTGGCTGCCGCTGCCCACACGCAGAAGGCGTCCTACCTCGACGCCGTCACCCGGGACGAGTGGAACCCCCACGACTACGCCTTCCACCTCTCGCGCCGGGCGCGTGGCCTCCCGTTCTGGTTCTCGCTCGTGACCCACGGCACCGACGCCTACCGCGAAGCCGTCGAGGCCACCCTCACGCTCACCCGGCGGGTGGCCGCCGAGATCGCCGGCCGGGGCGGCCTCGAGCTGGTCTTCGAGCCGGAGCTGTCGGTCGTGCTGTTCCGGCGCAAGGGCTGGGCACGGGCCGACTACGACGCCTGGGCCGACCGCCAGCTCGCCGAGGGCCGGGCCTTCGTGCGGGCCACCTCCTGGCAGGGCGAGCCCGTGATGCGGCTGTGCTTCGTCAACCCGAGGACGACGGTGGAGATGGTGCGCCCGCTGCTGGACTCGATGTTCGACTGA
- a CDS encoding NADPH:quinone oxidoreductase family protein — protein MQAWRVHEHGEPLDVLRLDDDVAPPTPGPGQVRLAVEACALNFADSLLCLGTYQEHPPLPFSPGLEVCGRVEAAGAGVDLPVGRRVIGLPTLPHGGYADACLCAASDVFPVPDDVDPAIAAALPVTYQTGWFALHRRAALQPGETVLVHAGAGGVGSAAIELAVAAGARVLATAGGADKVARCLALGAEQAFDYRAGDFVDAVQEATGGRGADVIFDPVGGDTFDRSRRCIAWEGRILVIGFAGGRPADAPTNHLLVKNYSVVGVHWGGYRTRDSALVQRCHVELLDLLSAGAIHPLVSDERPFAEAAAALADLTGRATTGKVVLRR, from the coding sequence ATGCAGGCGTGGCGAGTGCACGAGCACGGCGAGCCCCTCGACGTGCTCCGGCTGGACGACGACGTCGCACCCCCGACCCCCGGCCCGGGCCAGGTGCGCCTGGCGGTGGAGGCGTGCGCCCTCAACTTCGCCGACTCGCTGCTGTGCCTCGGCACCTACCAGGAGCACCCGCCGCTTCCGTTCTCCCCCGGCCTCGAGGTGTGCGGGCGGGTGGAGGCGGCCGGCGCCGGCGTCGACCTGCCGGTCGGCCGTCGGGTCATCGGGCTGCCGACGCTCCCCCACGGCGGCTACGCCGACGCCTGCCTGTGCGCGGCGTCGGACGTGTTTCCGGTGCCTGACGACGTCGACCCCGCGATCGCCGCCGCACTCCCGGTCACCTACCAGACGGGCTGGTTCGCCCTGCATCGGCGGGCGGCGCTCCAGCCGGGGGAGACGGTGCTCGTCCACGCCGGCGCCGGTGGGGTGGGCTCGGCCGCCATCGAGCTCGCCGTGGCCGCCGGCGCCCGTGTCCTCGCCACCGCGGGGGGTGCCGACAAGGTGGCGCGCTGTCTCGCCCTCGGCGCCGAGCAGGCCTTCGACTACCGCGCCGGCGACTTCGTCGACGCGGTGCAGGAGGCGACCGGCGGGCGGGGTGCCGACGTGATCTTCGATCCCGTCGGCGGTGACACCTTCGACCGCTCCCGCCGCTGCATCGCCTGGGAGGGCCGCATCCTCGTCATCGGCTTCGCCGGCGGCCGACCCGCCGACGCGCCCACCAACCACCTGCTGGTGAAGAACTACTCGGTGGTGGGCGTGCACTGGGGCGGCTACCGCACCCGCGACTCGGCCCTCGTCCAGCGCTGCCACGTCGAGCTGCTCGACCTGCTCAGCGCCGGCGCCATCCACCCCCTGGTGTCCGACGAGCGCCCGTTCGCCGAGGCCGCGGCGGCGCTGGCCGACCTCACCGGCCGCGCCACCACCGGCAAGGTCGTCCTCCGCCGCTGA